In the Mastomys coucha isolate ucsf_1 unplaced genomic scaffold, UCSF_Mcou_1 pScaffold18, whole genome shotgun sequence genome, one interval contains:
- the Pla2g2d gene encoding group IID secretory phospholipase A2 isoform X1, translating to MRLTLLCGLLLADITATQGGLLNLNKMVSRMTGKKAIFNYWPYGCHCGLGGKGQPKDATDWCCQKHDCCYAHLKINGCKSLTDNYKYSISQDFIQCSDKGSWCERQLCACDKEVALCLKQNLDSYNKRLRYYWRPHCKGQTPTC from the exons ATGAGACTCACCCTGCTGTGTGGACTGCTGCTGGCTG ATATAACTGCAACTCAGGGAGGGCTCCTGAACCTGAACAAGATGGTCAGCCGCATGACGGGGAAGAAAGCCATCTTCAACTACTGGCCCTACGGCTGTCACTGTGGACTTGGTGGCAAAGGACAACCCAAAGATGCCACGGATTG GTGCTGTCAAAAGCATGATTGTTGCTATGCCCACCTGAAGATCAATGGATGCAAGAGCCTGACAGACAATTACAAATACAGCATTTCCCAGGACTTTATCCAGTGCT CTGACAAAGGGAGCTGGTGCGAAAGGCAACTGTGTGCTTGTGACAAGGAGGTGGCCTTATGCTTGAAGCAAAACCTGGACAGCTACAACAAGCGCCTGCGTTACTACTGGCGGCCCCATTGCAAGGGCCAGACTCCCACATGCTAG
- the Pla2g2d gene encoding group IID secretory phospholipase A2 isoform X2, translated as MEFLGSGISPTDITATQGGLLNLNKMVSRMTGKKAIFNYWPYGCHCGLGGKGQPKDATDWCCQKHDCCYAHLKINGCKSLTDNYKYSISQDFIQCSDKGSWCERQLCACDKEVALCLKQNLDSYNKRLRYYWRPHCKGQTPTC; from the exons ATGGAATTCCTGGGCTCGGGGATCAGTCCAACAG ATATAACTGCAACTCAGGGAGGGCTCCTGAACCTGAACAAGATGGTCAGCCGCATGACGGGGAAGAAAGCCATCTTCAACTACTGGCCCTACGGCTGTCACTGTGGACTTGGTGGCAAAGGACAACCCAAAGATGCCACGGATTG GTGCTGTCAAAAGCATGATTGTTGCTATGCCCACCTGAAGATCAATGGATGCAAGAGCCTGACAGACAATTACAAATACAGCATTTCCCAGGACTTTATCCAGTGCT CTGACAAAGGGAGCTGGTGCGAAAGGCAACTGTGTGCTTGTGACAAGGAGGTGGCCTTATGCTTGAAGCAAAACCTGGACAGCTACAACAAGCGCCTGCGTTACTACTGGCGGCCCCATTGCAAGGGCCAGACTCCCACATGCTAG
- the Pla2g5 gene encoding calcium-dependent phospholipase A2 isoform X1, which translates to MGCLLFSRTQEMKGLLTLAWFLACSVPAVPGGLLELKSMIEEVTGKNAIKNYGFYGCYCGWGGRGTPKDGTDWCCQVHDRCYGQLEEKHCAIRTQSYDYRFTKGLVICEHDSFCPVRLCACDRKLVYCLRRNLWSYNALYQYYPNFLC; encoded by the exons ATGGGATGTCTTTTGTTTTCCAGAACCCAAGAGATGAAGGGCCTCCTCACACTGGCTTGGTTCCTGGCTTGCA GTGTGCCTGCAGTCCCAGGGGGCTTGCTAGAACTGAAGTCCATGATTGAGGAGGTGACTGGAAAGAATGCCATTAAGAACTATGGCTTCTACGGCTGCTACTGTGGCTGGGGCGGCCGCGGGACCCCCAAGGATGGCACTGATTG GTGCTGTCAGGTGCATGACCGTTGTTATGGGCAACTGGAGGAGAAACACTGTGCCATCCGGACCCAGTCCTATGACTACAGATTCACGAAGGGCCTAGTCATCTGCG AACACGACTCCTTCTGTCCAGTGAGGCTCTGTGCCTGTGACCGGAAGCTAGTCTACTGCCTGCGGCGAAACCTCTGGAGTTACAATGCTCTTTACCAGTATTACCCCAACTTCCTCTGCTAA
- the Pla2g5 gene encoding calcium-dependent phospholipase A2 isoform X2 gives MKGLLTLAWFLACSVPAVPGGLLELKSMIEEVTGKNAIKNYGFYGCYCGWGGRGTPKDGTDWCCQVHDRCYGQLEEKHCAIRTQSYDYRFTKGLVICEHDSFCPVRLCACDRKLVYCLRRNLWSYNALYQYYPNFLC, from the exons ATGAAGGGCCTCCTCACACTGGCTTGGTTCCTGGCTTGCA GTGTGCCTGCAGTCCCAGGGGGCTTGCTAGAACTGAAGTCCATGATTGAGGAGGTGACTGGAAAGAATGCCATTAAGAACTATGGCTTCTACGGCTGCTACTGTGGCTGGGGCGGCCGCGGGACCCCCAAGGATGGCACTGATTG GTGCTGTCAGGTGCATGACCGTTGTTATGGGCAACTGGAGGAGAAACACTGTGCCATCCGGACCCAGTCCTATGACTACAGATTCACGAAGGGCCTAGTCATCTGCG AACACGACTCCTTCTGTCCAGTGAGGCTCTGTGCCTGTGACCGGAAGCTAGTCTACTGCCTGCGGCGAAACCTCTGGAGTTACAATGCTCTTTACCAGTATTACCCCAACTTCCTCTGCTAA